In one Rugosibacter aromaticivorans genomic region, the following are encoded:
- a CDS encoding CTP synthase produces the protein MAKYVFVTGGVVSSLGKGIAAASLGAILESRGLKITHLKLDPYINVDPGTMSPFQHGEVFVTEDGAETDLDLGHYERFTSARMGRRNNFTTGQIYESVIKKERRGEYLGKTVQVIPHITDEIKLYIKRGAEGADVAIVEVGGTVGDIESLPFLEAIRQMGIQEGKNNACYIHLTLVPWIPTAGELKTKPTQHSVKELRQIGIQPDILLCRADRPLPEDERAKIALFTNVQPEAVISALDADSIYKIPSMLHDQMLDEIVCHKLGILARAADLSVWNNLIDALEHPQDEVNIAFVGKYVDLTESYKSLTESLVHAGIHTRSRVKVNYIDSEALEKEGCAALAAMDAILVPGGFGRRGTEGKITAIRYARENKVPYLGICLGMQLAVIEFARDVAGLTDAHSTEFDTNTPHPVIALITEWLDREGKIEQRDANSDLGGTMRLGGQKCQIREGSLARKVYGSEFVVERHRHRYEVNDAYLPRLEQAGLIVSGVSAEGKPLCEMIELPESQHPWFVGCQFHPEFTSNPRNGHPLFIAYVKSALAARRGALSLTVGNAEPSLESTLGVRRAKQEKP, from the coding sequence ATGGCTAAATACGTTTTCGTTACCGGTGGTGTCGTGTCCAGTCTGGGCAAAGGCATCGCTGCTGCAAGTTTGGGGGCGATTCTCGAATCGCGTGGTCTCAAGATCACTCATCTCAAGCTTGATCCCTACATCAATGTCGATCCCGGCACCATGTCGCCGTTTCAGCATGGCGAGGTGTTTGTCACCGAAGATGGTGCCGAAACCGATCTTGACCTGGGCCATTACGAGCGCTTTACCAGCGCCAGGATGGGCCGCCGCAATAATTTCACCACTGGCCAGATTTACGAGTCGGTCATCAAGAAAGAACGGCGCGGCGAATATCTGGGCAAGACGGTGCAGGTCATTCCGCACATCACCGATGAAATCAAGCTCTACATCAAGCGCGGCGCCGAAGGGGCTGATGTTGCAATTGTTGAAGTGGGCGGCACCGTGGGTGACATCGAATCGCTGCCGTTCCTTGAAGCCATCCGCCAGATGGGCATTCAGGAAGGTAAAAATAATGCCTGTTACATTCATCTCACGCTGGTGCCCTGGATACCCACGGCTGGCGAGCTGAAAACCAAGCCCACCCAGCATTCGGTCAAGGAGCTGCGGCAGATCGGTATTCAGCCCGATATTCTGCTGTGCCGTGCCGACCGCCCCTTGCCGGAAGACGAGCGAGCAAAAATTGCGCTGTTCACTAATGTGCAGCCGGAAGCGGTGATTTCCGCACTCGATGCCGACAGCATCTACAAGATTCCCTCCATGCTGCACGACCAGATGCTGGATGAGATTGTTTGCCACAAGCTGGGCATTCTCGCCCGTGCGGCCGATCTGTCGGTTTGGAACAATCTGATCGATGCGCTGGAACACCCGCAGGATGAGGTGAATATCGCCTTCGTCGGTAAATATGTTGATCTCACCGAATCCTACAAGTCGCTGACCGAATCCCTGGTGCATGCCGGCATTCATACGCGCAGCCGGGTGAAGGTGAATTACATCGATTCTGAAGCGCTCGAAAAAGAGGGTTGCGCTGCGCTGGCGGCGATGGATGCGATTCTCGTTCCCGGTGGTTTTGGCCGGCGCGGTACGGAAGGTAAAATCACCGCGATTCGCTACGCACGGGAAAACAAGGTTCCTTACCTTGGCATCTGCCTTGGCATGCAGCTCGCCGTGATCGAGTTCGCGCGTGATGTTGCGGGGTTGACCGACGCACACAGTACGGAATTCGATACGAACACCCCGCATCCGGTGATTGCGCTGATTACCGAATGGCTCGACCGCGAAGGCAAAATCGAACAGCGCGACGCCAATTCCGATTTAGGTGGCACCATGCGCCTCGGCGGGCAGAAATGCCAGATCAGGGAAGGCTCGCTGGCGCGCAAGGTTTATGGCAGCGAATTCGTTGTCGAACGGCATCGTCATCGCTACGAGGTCAATGACGCCTACCTGCCGCGCCTGGAACAGGCCGGGTTGATCGTTTCCGGCGTCTCGGCTGAAGGCAAACCCCTGTGCGAAATGATTGAGCTGCCGGAGAGCCAGCATCCGTGGTTCGTCGGCTGCCAGTTCCATCCGGAATTCACGTCCAATCCGCGCAACGGTCATCCGCTGTTCATTGCTTACGTAAAGTCGGCGCTGGCGGCACGCCGCGGAGCTTTGAGTCTGACCGTAGGGAATGCAGAGCCGTCTCTGGAAAGTACCCTTGGGGTGCGGCGAGCTAAGCAGGAAAAGCCATGA
- a CDS encoding class I SAM-dependent rRNA methyltransferase: protein MPAFPRYVALSVPHYFLLPLVLLPFAMTDTLTTHLTRAFATRETLMAQLHAENTDAYRLFHGTVEGHPGLTVDRYGDLLLVQCFHSPLTPELLAELTTFYAEKLPTLALVYNDRSQANSRIANALTAAQLDIASAPREAHEMGVTYRIQGRHAGQDPWLFLDLRAARRRVMQEVDGKSLLNLFAYTCGVGIAAAKAGARFVMNVDFSESSLQIGKENARFNSLPIRPRFIKSDAFAAMRQLSDVGQAEFVRGKRMPPFPKLEAQTFDCVFLDPPSYAKSAFGVVDLVNDYASVFKPALLCTSEGGMLICTNHVANVSREAWLDQLQRSAAKAGRPIREFEWILPEADFPSIDGEPPLKGVLLRV, encoded by the coding sequence ATGCCGGCCTTCCCGCGCTATGTTGCGTTATCTGTGCCGCATTATTTTTTGCTGCCCCTTGTTTTGCTCCCCTTCGCTATGACCGACACCCTCACCACCCATCTTACCCGCGCGTTTGCCACCCGCGAAACGCTTATGGCACAGTTGCATGCCGAAAACACCGATGCTTATCGTCTGTTTCACGGCACGGTTGAAGGTCATCCAGGTCTCACCGTTGATCGTTATGGCGATTTGCTGTTGGTGCAATGCTTTCACAGCCCGCTCACGCCAGAACTGTTAGCTGAGCTCACCACGTTTTATGCTGAAAAACTACCCACATTAGCGTTGGTGTACAACGATCGCAGCCAAGCCAATTCGCGCATCGCCAATGCGCTCACCGCGGCGCAGCTCGACATCGCCAGCGCGCCGCGTGAAGCGCATGAGATGGGCGTGACGTATCGCATTCAGGGGCGCCACGCCGGGCAAGACCCGTGGTTATTTCTCGATCTGCGCGCCGCGCGGCGGCGGGTGATGCAGGAAGTCGACGGTAAATCACTGCTCAATCTGTTTGCTTATACCTGTGGCGTGGGCATTGCTGCGGCCAAAGCGGGAGCACGGTTTGTGATGAATGTCGATTTTTCAGAATCCAGCTTGCAAATTGGCAAGGAAAATGCGCGCTTTAACAGCTTGCCGATCCGCCCGCGCTTCATCAAGAGTGACGCCTTTGCCGCCATGCGTCAGCTCTCGGATGTTGGTCAAGCAGAGTTCGTGCGCGGCAAACGCATGCCGCCTTTTCCTAAACTCGAAGCGCAAACCTTTGATTGCGTTTTCCTTGACCCACCGAGTTACGCCAAAAGCGCTTTTGGCGTGGTAGATCTGGTCAATGATTACGCCTCAGTCTTCAAACCCGCGCTACTGTGCACGAGCGAGGGTGGCATGCTGATCTGCACCAACCATGTAGCAAATGTCTCGCGCGAAGCATGGCTTGATCAACTACAGCGCAGTGCAGCCAAAGCCGGTCGGCCGATTCGCGAATTTGAATGGATTTTGCCGGAAGCTGATTTTCCCAGTATTGATGGCGAGCCGCCCCTTAAAGGGGTGCTTTTACGCGTTTAA
- a CDS encoding GMC family oxidoreductase: MENKRTIECDFLIVGAGSAGCVLANRLSAKSTSEVVLLESGKAMDNLLLRMPKGFGQLMFDTKYVARFETEPEPGTAGVAESWPRGKLMGGCSSVNGLFYTRGQPEDFNDWEALGNPGWGWKYIAPCFKSLENHELGEDDVRGVGGPMNISRHTTPHPLCDEVIESAVNTGLPRRADTNRPEQEGIGYVSYTAKNGKRMDAATAFIKPIKQRPNLKIFEQTEALKILFTGNKATGLLVKDPTGTYEIKVRKELIVSAGTLESPKLLQLSGVGPKAYLQKFDIPVVVDLPGVGQNLHDHRLLGVQFRVNKPVSINPGLKGLGLIKNLLYYMLTSKGIMSTGSHDVIAFLKSDPALDRPDMEIIMGAMSTKPGKMNMDVENEHGIMFVGYQLRPKSRGEVMIRSADPHAKPIIRPNALAHPDDLAYGPKLVKAIRKICATKPIADTISFETFPADRVKSDEDAEKYYLEYGGTVYHPVGTCMMGQGADAVVDERLRVRGTRGLRVIDASVMPIIVSAHTHAATMAIAWRAAQMIAEDWK, from the coding sequence ATGGAAAACAAGCGCACCATCGAATGTGATTTTTTGATTGTCGGTGCGGGTTCGGCCGGTTGCGTATTGGCAAATCGCCTCAGTGCGAAAAGTACGAGCGAAGTCGTCTTGCTCGAAAGCGGTAAGGCCATGGATAACTTGCTGCTGCGCATGCCCAAAGGCTTCGGCCAGCTCATGTTTGATACCAAATATGTTGCGCGATTTGAGACTGAACCTGAACCTGGTACTGCTGGGGTTGCTGAGTCATGGCCGCGCGGCAAACTGATGGGTGGTTGCAGTTCTGTGAATGGTTTGTTTTACACCCGAGGCCAGCCAGAAGATTTTAATGACTGGGAAGCCTTGGGTAATCCAGGCTGGGGTTGGAAATACATTGCGCCTTGCTTTAAGTCGCTCGAAAACCATGAGTTAGGCGAAGATGACGTGCGTGGTGTGGGTGGTCCAATGAACATTAGCCGCCATACAACGCCGCACCCGCTGTGCGATGAAGTGATTGAGAGCGCAGTGAATACTGGGCTGCCCCGTCGTGCTGATACGAACCGCCCAGAACAAGAAGGCATAGGCTATGTTTCTTACACAGCCAAAAATGGCAAGCGCATGGATGCCGCCACGGCATTTATCAAGCCCATTAAACAGCGCCCGAACTTAAAGATTTTTGAACAAACCGAAGCGCTAAAAATTCTGTTCACAGGCAATAAAGCCACAGGCCTGCTGGTGAAAGACCCGACCGGCACTTATGAAATCAAGGTTCGTAAAGAGCTGATCGTCAGTGCAGGTACGCTCGAATCGCCTAAATTGTTGCAACTCTCCGGCGTGGGCCCTAAAGCCTATCTGCAAAAGTTTGATATCCCCGTGGTAGTTGATCTGCCCGGCGTCGGCCAAAACTTGCATGACCATCGCTTATTGGGTGTTCAATTCCGTGTTAATAAACCCGTTAGTATTAACCCCGGCCTCAAAGGGCTAGGCTTGATCAAAAACCTGCTGTATTACATGCTGACATCCAAAGGCATTATGTCCACCGGCTCACATGATGTCATCGCCTTTCTCAAGTCTGACCCTGCGTTAGATCGCCCCGATATGGAAATCATCATGGGCGCGATGTCGACCAAGCCGGGGAAAATGAACATGGATGTTGAAAACGAGCATGGCATTATGTTCGTCGGCTATCAGCTACGCCCCAAGAGCCGTGGCGAAGTCATGATTCGCTCAGCTGACCCACACGCAAAGCCGATCATCCGCCCCAACGCCTTAGCGCATCCTGATGACTTAGCCTACGGTCCGAAATTAGTTAAGGCCATTCGCAAAATTTGTGCGACTAAACCAATTGCCGATACCATTTCTTTTGAAACCTTTCCAGCAGATAGGGTCAAGAGTGACGAAGATGCCGAGAAATACTATTTAGAGTATGGCGGCACCGTGTATCACCCCGTGGGTACTTGCATGATGGGGCAGGGGGCAGATGCGGTGGTGGATGAGCGTCTCCGGGTGCGAGGGACGCGAGGCTTGCGAGTGATCGATGCTTCGGTTATGCCAATTATCGTCTCAGCCCATACCCATGCAGCTACAATGGCTATTGCCTGGCGAGCTGCGCAAATGATTGCTGAAGATTGGAAGTGA
- the eno gene encoding phosphopyruvate hydratase codes for MSAIVDVVAREILDSRGNPTVEADVLLESGIMGRAAVPSGASTGSREAIELRDGDAGRFLGKGVMQAVENVNTEISETIIGLDAEEQAFIDQSLIELDGTDNKSRLGANAMLAVSMAVAKAAAEEAGLPLYRYFGGSGPMQMPVPMMNVINGGAHANNNLDIQEFMIMPVGAQSFREALRCGAEVFQHLKKLVDKKGYPTTVGDEGGFAPNVSGNDEAIELILRAIEAAGYTPGQDVVLALDCAASEFYRDGHYVLASEKLELSSAAFTDYLATLADRYPIVSIEDGMSEADWPGWKLLTDRLGKKVQIVGDDVFVTNPKILREGIQQGIANSILIKINQIGTLTETFAAVEMAKRAGYTAVISHRSGETEDSTIADIAVGLNALQIKTGSLSRSDRIAKYNQLLRIEEDLGGTAGYPGLGAFYNLRK; via the coding sequence ATGAGTGCAATTGTTGATGTCGTCGCCCGCGAAATTCTTGATTCGCGCGGCAATCCCACTGTTGAAGCGGATGTGTTGCTCGAATCCGGCATCATGGGCCGCGCCGCTGTGCCATCGGGCGCTTCCACCGGCTCGCGTGAAGCCATCGAATTACGTGATGGCGATGCTGGGCGTTTTCTGGGTAAAGGTGTCATGCAGGCGGTGGAAAATGTTAATACCGAAATTTCCGAAACCATCATCGGGCTGGATGCCGAAGAGCAGGCGTTCATCGATCAATCGCTGATTGAGCTCGATGGCACGGACAACAAATCACGCCTTGGTGCCAATGCAATGCTGGCCGTCTCGATGGCCGTGGCCAAGGCCGCAGCGGAAGAAGCCGGCCTGCCGCTGTATCGCTATTTCGGCGGGTCCGGCCCGATGCAGATGCCGGTGCCCATGATGAACGTCATCAACGGCGGCGCGCATGCCAACAACAATCTGGACATTCAAGAATTCATGATCATGCCGGTTGGCGCACAATCTTTTCGCGAAGCGTTACGCTGTGGCGCCGAGGTTTTTCAGCACCTGAAGAAACTGGTGGACAAGAAGGGCTACCCGACGACCGTGGGCGACGAAGGCGGTTTCGCGCCCAATGTCTCGGGCAACGACGAAGCCATCGAGCTGATCCTGCGCGCCATCGAAGCTGCCGGCTACACACCGGGCCAGGATGTGGTGCTGGCGCTGGATTGTGCCGCTTCCGAGTTTTACCGTGACGGCCACTATGTGCTCGCCTCTGAAAAACTCGAACTCTCTTCCGCCGCCTTTACTGATTATCTGGCGACGCTGGCTGACCGCTATCCCATTGTCAGCATCGAAGACGGCATGAGCGAGGCCGACTGGCCGGGCTGGAAGCTGCTTACCGACCGCTTGGGCAAAAAAGTGCAGATTGTCGGTGACGATGTGTTCGTCACCAATCCAAAGATTCTGCGCGAAGGTATTCAGCAGGGCATCGCCAATTCGATCCTCATCAAAATCAACCAGATCGGCACCCTGACCGAAACCTTTGCTGCCGTCGAAATGGCCAAACGCGCGGGCTACACAGCGGTCATTTCACACCGTTCCGGCGAAACCGAAGATTCGACCATCGCCGACATCGCCGTAGGTCTGAATGCCTTGCAGATCAAGACGGGATCGCTATCTCGCTCGGATCGCATCGCCAAGTACAACCAGTTGCTGCGCATCGAAGAAGACCTTGGCGGCACGGCTGGCTACCCTGGTCTTGGCGCGTTTTACAACCTGCGTAAATAA
- the kdsA gene encoding 3-deoxy-8-phosphooctulonate synthase, translating into MKLCHFDAGLDQPLFLIAGPCVIESRQMALDTAGRLKEMCAMLGLNFIYKSSYDKANRSSGKSFRGLGMDTGLAILAEVKQQIGVPVLTDVHAEDEIVAVASVVDVLQTPAFLCRQTDFIQACALSGKPVNIKKGQFLAPGDMQHVVAKAKEANAGADTIMVCERGASFGYNNLISDMRSLAIMRETACPVVFDATHSVQLPGGQGASSGGQREFVPVLARAAVAVGISGLFMETHPNPAEALSDGPNAWPLADMPALLETLLELDAAVKRRGFASHF; encoded by the coding sequence ATGAAACTCTGCCATTTCGATGCGGGTCTCGATCAGCCGCTGTTCCTCATTGCCGGTCCGTGCGTCATTGAGTCACGGCAGATGGCGCTGGATACGGCAGGGCGGCTGAAAGAAATGTGCGCCATGCTAGGGCTAAACTTTATTTACAAATCGTCCTACGACAAAGCCAATCGCAGCTCTGGCAAGTCCTTTCGCGGGCTGGGCATGGATACCGGTCTGGCGATTCTCGCCGAGGTCAAACAACAAATCGGCGTGCCGGTGTTGACCGACGTGCATGCTGAAGATGAAATTGTCGCCGTTGCCAGTGTGGTCGATGTGCTGCAAACGCCGGCCTTTCTTTGTCGCCAGACGGATTTCATCCAGGCTTGCGCCCTATCCGGCAAGCCAGTGAATATCAAAAAGGGGCAATTTCTTGCACCGGGCGATATGCAGCATGTCGTCGCCAAAGCCAAAGAAGCCAATGCCGGGGCGGACACCATCATGGTCTGCGAGCGCGGCGCATCGTTTGGCTACAACAATTTGATTTCCGACATGCGCAGCCTGGCGATCATGCGCGAAACCGCTTGCCCGGTCGTGTTTGACGCCACCCACTCGGTGCAATTGCCCGGCGGGCAGGGCGCATCTTCCGGCGGTCAGCGCGAATTCGTTCCTGTGCTGGCACGTGCGGCAGTGGCAGTGGGCATTTCCGGGCTGTTCATGGAAACGCACCCCAATCCTGCCGAGGCACTTTCCGACGGCCCCAATGCCTGGCCGCTGGCTGATATGCCCGCGCTCCTGGAAACGCTGCTTGAACTTGATGCTGCGGTTAAACGTCGCGGCTTTGCATCACATTTTTAA
- a CDS encoding gamma carbonic anhydrase family protein: MPIYSLTDKQPVIGKNAWVAPNAMVIGNVHLAANTSIWWSAVLRGDNDPIQIGENSNIQDGSVLHTDEGVPLTVGANATVGHLAMLHGCTIGEGSLIGIKSVILNGAVIGEQSLIGANSLIPEGRVIPPRSLVMGSPGKVVRELTDAEVAKILYSVELYVANARRYREQLALVANSAA; the protein is encoded by the coding sequence ATGCCGATTTACTCGCTGACTGACAAACAGCCGGTTATCGGCAAGAACGCCTGGGTTGCCCCTAATGCCATGGTGATCGGTAACGTGCATCTGGCCGCTAACACCAGTATCTGGTGGAGTGCCGTGCTGCGCGGCGACAATGATCCGATTCAGATAGGCGAGAACAGCAACATTCAGGACGGCTCGGTGCTGCACACCGACGAAGGCGTGCCGCTGACGGTAGGCGCGAATGCCACTGTCGGCCACTTGGCCATGCTGCATGGCTGCACCATCGGCGAAGGATCGCTAATCGGCATCAAGAGTGTGATTCTGAATGGCGCGGTGATCGGCGAGCAAAGCCTGATCGGGGCTAATTCATTGATTCCCGAAGGCCGCGTCATCCCGCCGCGTTCGCTGGTGATGGGCTCGCCGGGCAAGGTGGTGCGTGAATTGACGGATGCCGAAGTGGCGAAGATTTTGTACAGCGTGGAGCTCTATGTGGCGAATGCCCGCCGCTACCGCGAACAGCTTGCGCTAGTTGCAAACTCAGCGGCTTGA
- the ftsB gene encoding cell division protein FtsB, translated as MSRLTWLLVVLIALLQYPLWLGKGGWLRVWDTSRQLDAQREANQKLEERNAGLDAEVRDLKSGFDAIEERARFELGMIKNGEIFVQVPQQAVQPVITPKAVVPQEGLLHGVSPARPAGSPLGVPISQSAQNSQNLQNSQTAKSSR; from the coding sequence ATGAGCCGGTTGACCTGGCTGCTGGTCGTTCTCATCGCCCTGTTGCAATATCCGTTGTGGCTGGGCAAGGGCGGCTGGCTTCGCGTTTGGGATACCAGCCGGCAATTGGACGCACAGCGCGAGGCTAATCAGAAACTGGAGGAGCGCAATGCCGGGCTGGATGCCGAAGTGCGCGATTTGAAATCCGGTTTTGATGCTATCGAAGAACGCGCACGTTTTGAGCTGGGCATGATTAAAAACGGCGAGATATTTGTTCAAGTACCGCAGCAGGCAGTGCAGCCTGTCATTACGCCTAAAGCTGTCGTCCCCCAAGAGGGCTTGCTACACGGCGTATCACCAGCGCGCCCCGCAGGAAGTCCCCTTGGGGTGCCGATTTCTCAGAGTGCTCAGAATTCTCAGAACCTTCAGAATTCTCAAACGGCCAAGTCAAGCCGCTGA
- a CDS encoding DEAD/DEAH box helicase: MTTTNNTPIGFAQLGLKPALLSALAEVGYESPSPIQAACIPPLLAGLDVLGEAQTGTGKTAAFALPLLQKIDVSIAKPQALILTPTRELAIQVAEALQRYAKHLPGFHVLPVYGGQSMVVQLRQLSRGAHVIVGTPGRVMDHLERKSLVLDKLSFMVLDEADEMLRMGFIDDVKWILEHTPASRQTALFSATMPDVIRRVAHQHLRDPKEIKIRSATSTVVTTRQFYCQTHGGQKIEALTRILEVEADFDAAIVFVRTKIATVELADKLEARGYAVAALNGDMTQGLREQVIERLKSGSLDIVVATDVAARGIDVSRVSHVINYDVPNDTEAYVHRIGRTGRAGRAGRAILFITPREMHMLKVIERATRQKIEPLSMPTPGEVANRRVAQFTQQVLDTLKTEKLDFFFDVIRNMETDHNIGAREIATALAWLAQRERPLQLAGAAAVDLTPPAPRNERASERSSGRTERSGERTNERHSEKPARENREQTSEPRHTYAAGALARYRIEIGRNQGVLPKEIVGAIANEGGIDGKQIGQINLFDDFSTVELPADLPADVMDVLRRIRVRQFALKARITEPGEYPDTRPPRPAGSARAKKEWGGKSDGKKPEWKKRDR, translated from the coding sequence ATGACAACCACTAATAACACTCCCATCGGGTTCGCCCAACTCGGGTTAAAGCCCGCTTTACTCTCAGCATTGGCTGAAGTAGGCTACGAGAGCCCCTCGCCTATTCAAGCTGCCTGCATTCCCCCACTGCTGGCGGGGCTGGATGTGCTCGGCGAAGCACAAACCGGCACCGGCAAAACGGCTGCTTTCGCCCTGCCCCTGCTACAAAAAATTGACGTATCGATTGCTAAACCGCAAGCGCTGATTCTGACGCCCACGCGCGAACTGGCCATCCAGGTGGCCGAGGCATTGCAGCGTTATGCCAAACACTTGCCCGGTTTTCATGTATTGCCGGTATATGGCGGGCAGAGCATGGTGGTGCAGTTGCGCCAGCTCTCACGTGGCGCGCATGTCATCGTCGGCACACCTGGCCGGGTGATGGATCATCTGGAGAGGAAGAGCCTGGTGCTCGACAAGCTCAGCTTTATGGTTCTGGACGAAGCCGATGAGATGTTGCGCATGGGTTTTATCGATGATGTGAAATGGATTCTTGAGCACACACCGGCCTCGCGGCAGACGGCGCTTTTTTCCGCCACCATGCCTGATGTGATTCGCCGCGTGGCGCATCAGCATTTACGTGATCCCAAAGAAATCAAAATCCGTTCGGCAACCAGCACGGTGGTCACGACACGGCAGTTTTATTGTCAAACCCACGGCGGGCAAAAAATCGAAGCATTGACCCGTATCCTGGAAGTTGAAGCTGACTTCGATGCCGCGATTGTTTTTGTACGCACCAAAATCGCTACCGTTGAGTTGGCCGACAAGCTTGAGGCACGCGGCTACGCCGTAGCGGCGCTGAATGGCGATATGACGCAAGGCTTGCGCGAACAAGTCATCGAGCGCCTGAAAAGCGGCAGTCTCGACATTGTTGTTGCCACCGACGTTGCCGCGCGCGGCATTGATGTGTCACGGGTCAGCCATGTCATCAACTACGACGTGCCCAATGACACCGAAGCCTATGTGCATCGCATAGGCCGCACAGGCCGCGCTGGTCGCGCAGGGCGAGCGATCCTGTTCATCACCCCGCGCGAAATGCACATGTTGAAAGTGATCGAGCGCGCCACGCGGCAGAAGATCGAGCCACTCTCCATGCCTACGCCAGGTGAAGTCGCCAACCGTCGTGTGGCGCAATTTACACAGCAGGTTCTGGATACGCTCAAAACCGAGAAACTGGATTTCTTTTTTGATGTGATTCGTAACATGGAAACCGACCACAACATCGGCGCCCGCGAAATTGCTACTGCATTGGCCTGGCTTGCTCAACGCGAACGACCACTACAACTGGCCGGCGCAGCAGCCGTTGATTTAACGCCGCCTGCCCCACGCAATGAGCGCGCGAGTGAACGCTCGTCTGGCCGCACTGAACGTTCAGGCGAGCGCACGAACGAGCGGCACAGTGAAAAACCAGCACGCGAAAATCGTGAGCAGACATCTGAACCGCGGCACACGTATGCCGCAGGTGCACTCGCCCGTTACCGTATCGAAATCGGCCGCAATCAGGGCGTTTTACCCAAGGAAATTGTCGGTGCTATCGCCAACGAAGGCGGTATCGATGGCAAACAAATCGGCCAGATTAATCTGTTTGATGATTTCAGCACGGTTGAATTGCCCGCTGACCTACCGGCGGATGTGATGGATGTGCTGCGTCGTATTCGCGTGCGGCAGTTTGCGCTGAAGGCTCGGATTACTGAGCCAGGCGAGTATCCGGATACCCGCCCACCGCGTCCTGCAGGCTCTGCACGGGCAAAAAAGGAATGGGGCGGAAAATCGGACGGCAAAAAACCTGAATGGAAAAAGCGCGACCGTTAA